The Oryza glaberrima chromosome 5, OglaRS2, whole genome shotgun sequence DNA segment GAGGTGGCGGCAGGCTCCCCGTCACCGTCCAATATGAAGGTTCGAACGTCCCCTTAGGGTTGATTTAGTCTCATATGTATTGTTGGTATACTTTGTCAGCAAAAAAAACACCATCAAAAGAACTATTAAAACTATTAATATTTTGGTATGATATTTGGCGCCAGACCTTCCTTCATTGGAAAACAGTTTCAACATTGCTCTTAGTGTCATAAGAAAATTACCTTATGCGTCACCGATGTCAAAGAGAACCCCCTAGCTATCCCTTCTTATCTCTCTCCCTTGTTTGTTCAATCCCGCTATCTTCTCACTACCTTTTATCAAGTATGCCATATTATCAACTGAGTTATTCCAAACGTAAACCCTAAATATACCAAGTGTGTAATTCAACGACCTTTTTCATCGTCACATGTAATataagaaatactccctccattcatgTATGATCAACGTATTAGCGCTGGAAAAGTTTTATATCTTTGATCGCCGTATTTCTCTTCCACCGCACATTCTTAGGCTAAACATGTGCATCGTTTTGTTCTATGCATGTAGGCATGCAACAAGTCTCACGTATTGAATGTTCACCATTTCCCGTTTGCATGTAGGCGTGACTTCTCGTACACATGCAGCGGCTTGTGGTTTTTTTCCGTGCGCATGCAATAATTCAACGTGTAATTGAATTGTGATCTCCTTAGTCACTACATCGATCACACATGAATGGCAATAGtaaaattccttatatgccactcaaaCTTCATTAGTTCctttatatgccattgaaaacaTATTGCTCTCTTATATGCCATTGGAATGAAATTTAtgtcccttttataccattgCATTAGTCCGACGTGAATAGGCTATCAAGTTAActtaaaaatactaaaatgtcCTTGCTTCTCTCCAGCCAAAAACACCTAACACCCTAACCGATGCTCCAAAAAATTTAAAACCGATGGGTAAAATGACTAAAATCGTACAAGGACAACGCCGTTTGTTCCTTGTTAATCTCGCCCTTCTTCGTtaacaatttcttttttaaaaaaaaacatttttatcgGTTTCAAACACTTGCGGCTGAGTTCTTTTTCCAATTTTCGTAACTCATTTTACTCATTTTCCGCacgtacgtttttcaaactgctaaatgatatgtttttttaaatatctatacaaaagttgctttaaaaaacatattaatcatttttttaaaataataaatatttaattaatcataaaaaaaagttttatgtGCGTGCGAGTTGAGTTCCCGAACATACCCATCACCGCAAACCGACATGTAATCCTCACACGCTGtctccgaaaaaaaaaagttcctcACGCACACCCACGTCAGCGCATCACAGGAAAGGCAAGCACGTCAGCCGCGTCACGCCGCGGAGGGCAATCCCGTAAATACTCACGCCACCAccatctctcccctcccctcccccccaagTCTCGTCCCTTCTCCCCGACGAACACGAACTCTTTCCCCTCCACCTCTCGACTCCTCCCTCGCTTCTCCCCCTCCGCaagtctccctccctccctcccccccaaaCCCTAcctcgccccctccctccttcgATCGGGGGAGCGCTCCATTGCGGTAGGATCCGATCCCCTTTCTCCGCCGATTTTTCGcgattttttttgatttttttgggtgatttgtgtgtgtgtttttttttgtggggggaTTGTGCAGgcgaaggggaagggggagTCGGGGATGTTCTTCTCCGGTGACCCGACGGCGAGGAAGCGGGTGGACCTCGGCGGGCGGAGCAGCAAGGAGCGGGACCGGCAGGTGCTGCTCGAGCAGacgcgggaggagcggcggcggcggctgggcctGCGCCTGCAGAACAGCTCCGCCACGAAGATCCAGGTCTGTTCGAGGCTTCCCGCGCGAGGGGAACGGTGGTTTTGAGGGGTTGTGAGGCGGGGCGGCGTCGCTAGGTTTAGCGGGGTTTTCTCCAGCGCGTGGGGACTTGAGTTGAGTTGCGGCCTCTTGCAGTGGTTGCATTCGGGCATTATTTGCTTATAGGTGTCGTGGTTCGTGTGGTTTTAGTGGTGGTGGCTAGCATTGGCATGTTGGAATTCTCAGCATTAGGTGAAGTTTGCTTCAagttgtttttccttttccaatTTGTGTTATATGACGAGTTGTGTGGAGTGAGATAAGTTAATGTAGTTATGGAACTTGCGAATGTGTCATTGTGTAGGTTAAGTTCAGTGGAGTGAGATGAGATAATGTTGTCGTGCAACTTGCGAATATGTCATTGTTTAGCTTAAGCAATTCTAGTAGAAGAaatctgtttattttttttcattgtttagCTTAAGCAATATAGTATAAgagatctgtttttttttttttgcctgacAAGGCAATGCGCAATCTGGTCTGTGTAGAGTGGCTGAAATGGTACTTCCTATGTATCAACATAAGACAAACATGTTTTTATTTCCCAAAATGGAATTTAACTAATTATAAGCTGCAGAAATGCTTCAGAGGGAAGAGAGATTTGGAATTGGCACGTTCGGAAGTTCGAGGGAACTTTTGCTCTACTTTTGGGGAGCACTGCCAGAGGGTTGATTGGTAAGTAAATCCATGGCTTAAAGCCTTTAACCTATGCCTTGAGCTAGCTCATTGACTATCTTCCTACTAAATCAGGAGCAGTTTCGGTGCTAATTCTGATTTCCTTCGTCAATTCCTGTTCTTCTTCAATGCAAAGAAAGACAGTGATATTGCTATACTCTGTCAAGTCTGCAATTTGCTGTTAGATTATGTCAAACGTGGTGGTAAGTACCAATGCACTGTACTACTAATTACCATTGCTCTTCTACTATGTGCAAAATATTATGTCTTGCTGTTTCTAGTGCTATAGggatattaaatatatatatatattgaccaGAGAAGATTTAATTCTAATTATATCCCTATACAATATTGCCATATGAGCATTGTATGCTCAAATTCTCATTTGTGCCTCGCACTGGTGATCATCTTCCTTTCTTAGCCATGACCCTACTTGTCTGTTTGTATGTTTTTCAGTGGCATCTGAATGATGATTAAGGatattatttgattttatttgcAAAACATGAGGCTTTTGTCTAGGTTGTGGGATGTTTGCTATGGCTTGTATTCTTGTCCTTATGGTGAACCTTTCAATgcattattccttttttttcatgcacCGAGTGTAATTGCCTTCCTTTCATTTTCGTTTAGGAGATGTTCTAAGACTCTTTGGTGGTACAAATTACTCCTCACTGGAACCTCTTGTGATTCACAGGGTTAAAAAACTTGCACTCATTTGTGTGCAAACTGTACATCAGAAAAGGTGAGTTCAATTACAGTAAactggtatatatatgtattgttttCTGTTCTTGTTTTCAATCGCATAatgcatattttatttaattgtcTGGTGGATAAAAATCACTTATGTTATTCTATTGCTTGCATTATGAAGTTTCTATGGTAGAACCTGGTAAACAGGATGAGTTTCACTTAATGAAACACTTCTGTCTCGACATACATGTTCAATTCAATGAACTTCTTTTAGTGGAACATtgcattgcaaatttgcaatctCAATTGGGGAATTCCCACTTATCCTTAATGTGAACTTCTGTTTTGTGTGtcagtaaaggaaaaaaaaatatcaaagatGTGTTGCAATTGTTGATTTTGCTTTCTCTtaccatccatgatccatgatGAAATGAACAGCATTGTGTTTGACTTTTTATTATATTTCTATAGGCATGATTGGGGCAGTCAGCTTTTGATGCCGCCAGAAAGCACACCAAAGCCTTGTGGTTCATTACTCAAAACTGTTGCTTGCTTGATAAATCCTAAGCTTGCATGGAACTGCAAGGTAGTTGGGTATCTTCAGCGGAAGAAGATCTATTGCTTATTTAGGGGGATTATTATATCCATACCGGTAAGTTGTGTTTCTGTATTACAGTTTTGTATTTGTCTACTATCAGTGCCTACACCTTTTAGGTTACTTGTTGACCAAAATGTATTAATAAGTGACAAGTCCACTTTCTATTGAAAATATGCCTTTCTTCTTGCTCAACTCTGATGGTATATATCATTGGTCTTGTCTCTGAATTGATGAACATAGTAAATctttatgattatttttttgtgattatGATTCAGCAAACTGCAAGAAATTTGGAGCATAATAACAATACATCTGCTCTGGAGCAAGTTCTTATGCTTATTGCTTCACATATTGGCGATGATCCGTGTTGTTGTCCAGTAGTGGATCCAAGATGGAGTTTCTCCTCTCAGCTTCTATCGGTTCCTTTCCTCTGGCATCGTTTATCACACTTCAAGAAGGTGAGTtgttccatatttttttatcatttttttctgaAGATATTCATGTCTGGGAAATATAGAAATTGCAAAATGAGATTTCCTATCATACCTAGTCTTTAAAATGAACTGGTGTTATTTCTCCATTAATTGAAAAGTTTTGATTCTTAGGAGTTTGTTTAAATAATTAGACGTTTAACCAGTTATTGCAAGGGTGGTATATTTGAGTATCTGATCATCGTTACTTATTACTTCAGGTTTTCTCAGCTAATGGACTCAGCAAATATTATATCCATCAGATAGCTTGCTTTTTGCCTAGCTGCGCTGATGTTCTTCCAAATGATATATCATCTAATCATCCAGGTTATGCATGTGTTCTTGCAAATGTTCTTGAAGCTGCAACCTGGATTTTGTCCGAGCCAAAGTTTGCTTCTGAAACAGTAGGCATTCTACATCTACCTTTCAAGTTGCAGCACCATTTTGCTTTCAGCATTATATGATCATACTAATATTGATTAAAGTGAGAGGTCACCAAAAACCTTGACTTTAGGAAAGAGACTTTTAGATCTTGTTATGGTGTGGTGTTTATAGAAAAGGCATTTGGATCGCTTTAGGTCCAATAGCTATATTGTAGTCCCTGTACAATATTTTGGAAGACACTTAGACCCCTCTAAGCTCCATTTGCTTTgctattttatttaattagGGTTTTGAACAGGGTTGGAAAACGTTAAGTTGGTTGGCAAACTTAATTGGTCTACGTACACAGCATTCCTTATCTTAGCTTATCATCCTTCTTGAACAGTCAGTtgtttatgttaaaaaaaactacagaGGGAATTGTTGCTTTATATGTCAACAGTCTGCATGCACGATCAATTCTTTTTCAtcttaaaattatttatgatGCATGCAGTTCTTTGATTGGTCATACATGTATGAACATGGAactaatattattttatttttctcgcaaaataattttattctatttattttttataactttttttaatataatgtaTATTATGATTAAAATTCATATGTAATCTTCTTGAATATGCAAAGAGCCACCCCTTTCCCACTTCGTTCTGGATGTTCATTTGTGGATACTTGAAGTCTTAAAATGCAcattaaattattttgattatgAATATcttacatatattttatttcCAAACCAGGCGGCTGACATCATTGCAGTCTGTACATCACTGCTGGACGAGTTGCCAACCATTACATCACCTACCGGAAGTAAGTATCATGCCAGTAAAAATATTCCCTATTATTTGATAATATGACTTGCTAATATCATGCAGTAGCATTTTCTATTGCCATTTGTTTCTATCAGAGATTCTTGTGATAGTGAGTAACACTTGCAACATGTCTTCTGAAGTCTAAGTAATATACCTGCAGAAGTTTGTTGGAGGCATGCTTATGTGGCTCAATATTTGCCCCTAATAAGCTTTTTAGTACCTTTTTGATAATGTACTCTAATAGTCTAATGTAAATCCTTTTAAATATATGCAGGGGCagatgacgacgatgacacACCCATGGATGATGTCATTAATGGTCTTGATGCTGATTTGGAAAAACAAATTACTGCAGCAATTGATTCAAGGTTGCTTCAACATTTGGTATGCAGTCCCTTTTCTGGTCAAGATTTAATGGACTCCATACTATTGTTGCTATGATCTGACAGCTGCTTGGATCATTAGGTGAATGCTCTGTTCAGAGGCACAATAAGTACAGACTATTCTTATCCAACTGGACCGTCAGATATTGAGGTGGAAGCTGTAGGATCTATATGTGCTTTTCTTCATGTCACATTCAACACATTGCCTGCAGAGCGGATTATGACTGGCCTGGCCTACCGGACTGAAATAGTTCCTGCACTATGGAACTTCATAAAGCGATGTAATGAGAACCAAAGCTGGCCACAATTTTCCAAGTTTGTCTCTTCTCCGCCTGCAGATGCCGTGGGTTGGCTCCTACCTGTATCTGTATTCTGTCCCATATACAAGTAAGGCATATTATTTCATATCACTACAAATTTTCTGGTTATgtctatatatttattttatttgatttattgctTGAGCCTTTTTCTCTCAAGCAACTATAGTGTGGGAAATTGAATCTCTTCTCTCAGGTTGTATCTTATATATGGTTTGTTACTTTACCATTTATCAGACACATGTTGAAGATAATTGATAACGGGGAATTCTATGAACAAGAGAAACCTTTGTCACTTAAAGATTTGAAGTCCTTGGTTTTAATTCTAAAGAAGGTATGCATAAGACAATACCCTATGCTATTATTATGCATAGACTTGATCTGTTGTATTTCTTAAACATTAAAGCTGTAAATTAGTTGTTGTTATCATCTCATATTTGGTAACTTCAGTGGAAGTTCTGTTGTTATTCATGGGTTATTTTCTCAATATTTTACAAGTTAGCTGCTTTCAGTCTTTCACAATAGTACCATGTGGTAAAAATATAGAGAGCAGAGGCCTTTAGTTATTGCTTCCATCATTTTTTTGTCATGTAATGCTTTGAATGCTAGACTTTAACTCCCGTATGTTGCATCCACAATATGTATGATTTTCTTATATCAGTTAATTACACGATCTTAGCTTATGTTGCATTTGCTGCTTTGATGTCTCTTCATAAATCATACTACACTATCCCACTCTGTCGTTGTCCTCACATGGTTAGCACCTCAATATGCAGGCTTTATGGGAACTTCTATGGGTTATTCCTTCACATGCCTCTCCTGCTAAGAAAGTGCTACCCAACCCTTCTGGATTTAAGAAGTTGTCAATTGAGAATGTCAAGATTGGGGCAAGGATTGGGTTATCTGAACTACTCGCACAGGTGGATATTCTGTCTTGTTTTACTGgtgttagtttttcttttttcaatttccACAGGTTGTTTTGGATCAAACCAGTGCACAATACCTAACTGAGGGCTGCACGATGTCTACCATGAACAACTCCAGTTTTACCCATCAGCCTCTAGAGTCCATAAAAAATAGTGGACCAAATGGAAAGTGCTAGCTTCTAGCCAATGAGTTTGAAGACGCTTCTCTCCATGTGAACtttgcctttttttctctttaccAAACTCAATCTAGCTCATATCTTCTAGCCCGTAAAGTGTttcattcaaaatcatgaatttttCAAGATGTTTTTGTTAACAATATGTCTGATTAATATTCTTGCTGTGTATGCTCTGTTAATTATTTTCTGGAAGTAGTTGGTGCTATATATAATTTCTTGGAGGAAGATTATTGTTTAACTAAACCTGATACTCCATTGCAGTTGCAAGACTGGAATAACAGGCTCCCATTTACTTCTTCCAATGATTTCTATTCACAACAAGCAACTAGTGAAAATTTTGTCTCTCAGGTGGTGATCTTCAATGCTGTTTAATTAATTCAAATAGCTTTAAGCAGCATATTTTCTCTTAACACTGTTTACATGTTTTGCAGGCTCTTCTTGGCAATACTCGAGCATCTGAAATTATAAAGCTGGCTCCCTTTTTAGCACCTTTTACCAGCAGAGTTAAAATATTCACTGTATGTTGCTACTGGTTTGTTGTTTACAAATAATGGTAAGATTGGTACATCTTTTGGGATAATGTCTTACATGTAACTCTTTATATGTGCAGTCACAATTGGCAAATTCTAGACAATTGACAACATCCCATTCTGCTTTGACAAGACACCGGTTCAAAATAAGAAGAAATCGACTTCTGGAAGACGCTTTTGATCAGCTAAGCATGCTTTCTGAAGAAGACCTTAAAGGACCAGTATGCTTATTGTTTCTTTCTTCACTATTCTTTGTTGATCCAGCTCATGTAGGAACATTCTTTCAAGTGTTTCAACAAAACATTTTTCGTTCTTATAGATTCGAGTGGTGTTTGTTAATGAGCATGGTGTTGAAGAGGCTGGGATTGACGGAGGTGGAATTTTCAAGGATTTCATGGAAAATA contains these protein-coding regions:
- the LOC127773610 gene encoding E3 ubiquitin-protein ligase UPL6 isoform X2 produces the protein MFFSGDPTARKRVDLGGRSSKERDRQVLLEQTREERRRRLGLRLQNSSATKIQKCFRGKRDLELARSEVRGNFCSTFGEHCQRVDWSSFGANSDFLRQFLFFFNAKKDSDIAILCQVCNLLLDYVKRGDVLRLFGGTNYSSLEPLVIHRVKKLALICVQTVHQKRHDWGSQLLMPPESTPKPCGSLLKTVACLINPKLAWNCKVVGYLQRKKIYCLFRGIIISIPQTARNLEHNNNTSALEQVLMLIASHIGDDPCCCPVVDPRWSFSSQLLSVPFLWHRLSHFKKVFSANGLSKYYIHQIACFLPSCADVLPNDISSNHPGYACVLANVLEAATWILSEPKFASETAADIIAVCTSLLDELPTITSPTGRADDDDDTPMDDVINGLDADLEKQITAAIDSRLLQHLVNALFRGTISTDYSYPTGPSDIEVEAVGSICAFLHVTFNTLPAERIMTGLAYRTEIVPALWNFIKRCNENQSWPQFSKFVSSPPADAVGWLLPVSVFCPIYKHMLKIIDNGEFYEQEKPLSLKDLKSLVLILKKALWELLWVIPSHASPAKKVLPNPSGFKKLSIENVKIGARIGLSELLAQLQDWNNRLPFTSSNDFYSQQATSENFVSQALLGNTRASEIIKLAPFLAPFTSRVKIFTSQLANSRQLTTSHSALTRHRFKIRRNRLLEDAFDQLSMLSEEDLKGPIRVVFVNEHGVEEAGIDGGGIFKDFMENITRAAFDVQYGLFKETADHLLYPNPGSGLVHEQHLQYFHFLGSLLGKAIYEGILVDLPFATFFLSKLKHKYNFLNDLPSLDPELYRHLLSLKHYDGDISQLELYFVIVNNEYGEQSEEELLPGGRDMRVTSENVITYIHLVANHRLNYQIRAQSTHFLRGFQQLIPNEWINMFNEHEFQVLISGSLESLDIDDLRSNTNYSGGYHPDHELIDIFWEVLKSFSSHNQKKFLKFVTGCSRGPLLGFQYLEPKFCIQRAGVPGMEEEDEDRLPTSATCMNLLKLPPYRNKTQLESKLLYAINAEAGFDLS
- the LOC127773610 gene encoding E3 ubiquitin-protein ligase UPL6 isoform X1 yields the protein MFFSGDPTARKRVDLGGRSSKERDRQVLLEQTREERRRRLGLRLQNSSATKIQKCFRGKRDLELARSEVRGNFCSTFGEHCQRVDWSSFGANSDFLRQFLFFFNAKKDSDIAILCQVCNLLLDYVKRGGDVLRLFGGTNYSSLEPLVIHRVKKLALICVQTVHQKRHDWGSQLLMPPESTPKPCGSLLKTVACLINPKLAWNCKVVGYLQRKKIYCLFRGIIISIPQTARNLEHNNNTSALEQVLMLIASHIGDDPCCCPVVDPRWSFSSQLLSVPFLWHRLSHFKKVFSANGLSKYYIHQIACFLPSCADVLPNDISSNHPGYACVLANVLEAATWILSEPKFASETAADIIAVCTSLLDELPTITSPTGRADDDDDTPMDDVINGLDADLEKQITAAIDSRLLQHLVNALFRGTISTDYSYPTGPSDIEVEAVGSICAFLHVTFNTLPAERIMTGLAYRTEIVPALWNFIKRCNENQSWPQFSKFVSSPPADAVGWLLPVSVFCPIYKHMLKIIDNGEFYEQEKPLSLKDLKSLVLILKKALWELLWVIPSHASPAKKVLPNPSGFKKLSIENVKIGARIGLSELLAQLQDWNNRLPFTSSNDFYSQQATSENFVSQALLGNTRASEIIKLAPFLAPFTSRVKIFTSQLANSRQLTTSHSALTRHRFKIRRNRLLEDAFDQLSMLSEEDLKGPIRVVFVNEHGVEEAGIDGGGIFKDFMENITRAAFDVQYGLFKETADHLLYPNPGSGLVHEQHLQYFHFLGSLLGKAIYEGILVDLPFATFFLSKLKHKYNFLNDLPSLDPELYRHLLSLKHYDGDISQLELYFVIVNNEYGEQSEEELLPGGRDMRVTSENVITYIHLVANHRLNYQIRAQSTHFLRGFQQLIPNEWINMFNEHEFQVLISGSLESLDIDDLRSNTNYSGGYHPDHELIDIFWEVLKSFSSHNQKKFLKFVTGCSRGPLLGFQYLEPKFCIQRAGVPGMEEEDEDRLPTSATCMNLLKLPPYRNKTQLESKLLYAINAEAGFDLS
- the LOC127773610 gene encoding E3 ubiquitin-protein ligase UPL6 isoform X3: MFFSGDPTARKRVDLGGRSSKERDRQVLLEQTREERRRRLGLRLQNSSATKIQKCFRGKRDLELARSEVRGNFCSTFGEHCQRVDCFGANSDFLRQFLFFFNAKKDSDIAILCQVCNLLLDYVKRGGDVLRLFGGTNYSSLEPLVIHRVKKLALICVQTVHQKRHDWGSQLLMPPESTPKPCGSLLKTVACLINPKLAWNCKVVGYLQRKKIYCLFRGIIISIPQTARNLEHNNNTSALEQVLMLIASHIGDDPCCCPVVDPRWSFSSQLLSVPFLWHRLSHFKKVFSANGLSKYYIHQIACFLPSCADVLPNDISSNHPGYACVLANVLEAATWILSEPKFASETAADIIAVCTSLLDELPTITSPTGRADDDDDTPMDDVINGLDADLEKQITAAIDSRLLQHLVNALFRGTISTDYSYPTGPSDIEVEAVGSICAFLHVTFNTLPAERIMTGLAYRTEIVPALWNFIKRCNENQSWPQFSKFVSSPPADAVGWLLPVSVFCPIYKHMLKIIDNGEFYEQEKPLSLKDLKSLVLILKKALWELLWVIPSHASPAKKVLPNPSGFKKLSIENVKIGARIGLSELLAQLQDWNNRLPFTSSNDFYSQQATSENFVSQALLGNTRASEIIKLAPFLAPFTSRVKIFTSQLANSRQLTTSHSALTRHRFKIRRNRLLEDAFDQLSMLSEEDLKGPIRVVFVNEHGVEEAGIDGGGIFKDFMENITRAAFDVQYGLFKETADHLLYPNPGSGLVHEQHLQYFHFLGSLLGKAIYEGILVDLPFATFFLSKLKHKYNFLNDLPSLDPELYRHLLSLKHYDGDISQLELYFVIVNNEYGEQSEEELLPGGRDMRVTSENVITYIHLVANHRLNYQIRAQSTHFLRGFQQLIPNEWINMFNEHEFQVLISGSLESLDIDDLRSNTNYSGGYHPDHELIDIFWEVLKSFSSHNQKKFLKFVTGCSRGPLLGFQYLEPKFCIQRAGVPGMEEEDEDRLPTSATCMNLLKLPPYRNKTQLESKLLYAINAEAGFDLS